A section of the Hevea brasiliensis isolate MT/VB/25A 57/8 chromosome 17, ASM3005281v1, whole genome shotgun sequence genome encodes:
- the LOC131169097 gene encoding uncharacterized protein LOC131169097 produces the protein MQFFGGSDISPSPPTTTASGNNAHMMYVFNRNGVCLLYREWIRPLHTLNAQQDHELIFGLLFSLKSLTARMDPTRLSFYFAEKGNLGMPQLPGQGCSFHSFRTNTYKHSFMERPCGIKIILVTHPWTGDLRESLKYIHNLYVEYVVKNPLYTPGAPIR, from the exons ATGCAATTTTTTGGAGGATCAGATATCAGTCCATCGCCACCAACAACAACAGCGTCAGGGAACAATGCGCACATGATGTATGTGTTCAATAGGAATGGGGTGTGCTTGCTTTACAGGGAGTGGATTCGCCCACTTCATACCCTCAATGCGCAGCAGGACCATGAGCTTATATTTGGTCTTCTTTTTTCTCTCAAGTCTCTAACTGCCAGGATGGATCCCACGAGGCTTAGTTTCTATTT TGCAGAGAAAGGAAACCTTGGAATGCCTCAGTTGCCTGGCCAAGGTTGTTCATTCCACAGCTTTCGTACAAATACTTACAAACATAGTTTCATGGAAAGGCCTTGTGGGATAAAG ATTATtttggttactcatccctggaccGGTGATCTACGTGAATCCCTAAAGTACATTCACAACTTGTATGTTGAATATGTTGTCAAAAACCCCCTCTATACTCCTGGAGCTCCTATCAGGTAA
- the LOC110658204 gene encoding UDP-glycosyltransferase 88A1 has protein sequence MDEVVVLYPSPAIGHLISMVELGKLILSYQPSLSIHIFITAAPYSAGSTAPYIAEVAATIPSIYFHHLPTITLPPTTITHHETLTFEVLRLSKPHVRQALLSISKSQSINAVIMDFFCAASLSVASELNIPGYFFCTSCAACLALFLYLPTIHDNTTKSFKDLDTFLHAPGAPPVLSTDMPKPMLDRYDKAYEYLLEFTTCLPKSAGIIVNTFELLEARAVKAISDGSCVPNSTTPFVYCIGPLIVTKNRNDGVPECLTWLDSQPSRSVVFLCFGSLGLFSKEQLREIAIGLERSGQRFLWVVRNPPSNNHSLAISPQADPDLESLLPDGFLDRTRERGFVVKSWAPQVAILNHNSVGGFVTHCGWNSVLEAVCAGVPMVAWPLYAEQRFNRVLLVEEIKIALPMKESENGFVTAIEVEKRVSELMDSEAGNSVRERTIAMKKGARAAVSEGGSSRVALSTLVESWKRK, from the coding sequence ATGGATGAGGTTGTAGTTCTCTACCCCTCACCGGCTATAGGCCACTTGATATCTATGGTAGAGTTAGGCAAGCTTATACTCTCCTACCAACCTTCCCTTTCCATTCACATCTTCATTACCGCTGCACCTTACAGTGCAGGCTCCACTGCCCCTTATATTGCTGAAGTGGCTGCCACCATTCCTTCAATCTACTTCCACCATCTTCCCACCATCACCCTCCCTCCCACGACAATCACTCATCATGAAACGCTCACCTTTGAGGTCCTCCGGCTCAGCAAGCCTCATGTCCGCCAAGCCCTTCTGTCAATCTCCAAAAGCCAATCCATTAACGCCGTAATTATGGATTTCTTCTGTGCTGCTTCTCTCTCTGTTGCCTCTGAACTCAACATCCCTGGTTATTTCTTCTGTACTTCCTGTGCTGCGTGTCTTGCTCTTTTCCTTTATCTTCCGACCATTCATGACAACACTACCAAAAGTTTCAAAGATCTTGACACTTTTCTCCATGCTCCGGGTGCTCCACCAGTACTGTCCACTGACATGCCAAAGCCAATGCTTGATCGCTACGATAAGGCCTATGAATACCTTTTAGAGTTCACTACCTGCCTTCCCAAATCTGCGGGAATTATCGTAAACACCTTTGAATTGCTTGAGGCCAGAGCTGTAAAGGCAATATCGGATGGATCATGTGTGCCCAATAGTACCACACCATTTGTTTACTGTATCGGACCCTTAATAGTGACCAAGAATAGAAATGATGGTGTGCCAGAGTGTTTAACCTGGCTTGATTCTCAACCAAGTCGAAGTGTTGTTTTTTTGTGTTTTGGTAGCTTGGGGTTGTTCTCAAAGGAACAATTAAGAGAAATAGCTATTGGGTTGGAGAGAAGTGGACAGAGGTTCTTGTGGGTGGTGCGTAATCCGCCATCTAATAACCACAGCTTAGCGATCTCACCCCAGGCAGATCCAGATTTGGAATCATTGCTCCCTGATGGTTTCTTGGATCGTACCAGGGAGAGAGGATTTGTGGTGAAGTCATGGGCTCCACAGGTAGCAATATTAAATCACAACTCGGTGGGCGGGTTTGTGACTCACTGTGGGTGGAACTCAGTGCTTGAGGCGGTGTGTGCAGGAGTGCCAATGGTGGCATGGCCGCTGTATGCAGAGCAAAGGTTCAATAGGGTGTTGCTGGTGGAAGAAATTAAAATTGCTTTGCCAATGAAGGAATCAGAGAACGGGTTTGTAACTGCAATAGAGGTGGAGAAGCGAGTCAGTGAATTGATGGACTCGGAGGCAGGTAATTCAGTTAGGGAGCGAACCATTGCCATGAAAAAAGGAGCCAGGGCAGCAGTGAGCGAGGGTGGTTCATCTCGTGTTGCATTGTCCACACTGGTGGAGTCATGGAAACGTAAATGA